From Mycobacterium cookii:
CGCGTCATCCGAGCCGATCTTCTCCAGCCGCTTGTCGATCTCGGTGTCCACCCGGGACACGAAGAACGAAGCCACCGAATGGATCTTGGACAGATCGTGACCGGCTTCGCGCGCCTTCTCCAGCCCCGCCAGGTAGGCGTCCATCACCTCGCGGTGACGCTCCACCGAGAAGATCAGCGTGACATTGACCGAAATCCCTTCCGCCAGAACGGCAGTGATCGCAGGCAACCCGGCTTTGGTCGCGGGGATCTTGATCAGCAGGTTGGGTCGGTCGACGATCTTCCAGAGCTCGATGGCCTGCTGGACGGTCTTGTCGGTCTCGTGCGCCAACCGCGGGTCGACCTCGATGGAGACCCGGCCGTCGACGCCGCTGGATGCCTCCCACTGCGGCGCCAGCACGTCACAGGCGTTACGGACGTCGTCCGTCGTGACCGTGCGGATCGTCGCGTCGACGTCGGCGCCGCGCTCGGCCAGTTCGGCGACCTGCGCGTCGTACGCGTCGCCGTGCGACAGCGCGGCCTGAAAGATCGACGGGTTGGTGGTGACGCCGACGATGCTCTTGGTGTCGATCAGCTCCTGCAGGTTGCCGGACTGCAAGCGCTGTCGGGACAGGTCGTCCAGCCAGACAGAAACGCCTGCGGCGGACAGGGCGGCGAGGTGGGGATTCTGAGTCATCGAATTACCCTTTGCTTAGTTGTCTATTGTGCGTTCAGCGGCGTCGACGACGGCCTCCGCGGTGAAGCCGAATTCACGGAATAGCGTCTTGTAGTCGGCGGATTCCCCGTAATGCTCCAGCGAAACAATCTCGCCGGTGTCGCCGACCAGCTTGTGCCAGCTCTGGGCGACGCCGGCCTCGACGGCCACCCGTGCAGACACCGACGGCGGCAGCACGCTGTCGCGGTACT
This genomic window contains:
- the tal gene encoding transaldolase; the protein is MTQNPHLAALSAAGVSVWLDDLSRQRLQSGNLQELIDTKSIVGVTTNPSIFQAALSHGDAYDAQVAELAERGADVDATIRTVTTDDVRNACDVLAPQWEASSGVDGRVSIEVDPRLAHETDKTVQQAIELWKIVDRPNLLIKIPATKAGLPAITAVLAEGISVNVTLIFSVERHREVMDAYLAGLEKAREAGHDLSKIHSVASFFVSRVDTEIDKRLEKIGSDDAKALLGKAGVANARLAYAAYQEVFIGGDRFAPLEAAGARVQRPLWASTGVKNPDYSDTLYVTELVAPNTVNTMPEKTIDAVADHGEVTGDTITGTAALAQEVFDKLEAIGIDLTDVFLVLEDEGVDKFEASWKELLDATQAQLDSATK